The proteins below come from a single Papaver somniferum cultivar HN1 chromosome 11, ASM357369v1, whole genome shotgun sequence genomic window:
- the LOC113323358 gene encoding proteasome subunit alpha type-3-like produces the protein MSSIGTGYDLSVTTFSPDGRVFQIEYASKAVDNSGTVIGIKCKDGIVLGVEKLVASKMMLPGSNRRIHAVHRHSGMAVAGLAADGRQIVARTKAEAINYEKTYGEAIPVKELAERVASYVHLCTLYWWMRPFGCGVILGGYDRDGPQLYMVEPSGISHRYYGAAIGKGRQAAKTEIEKLNLSEMSCREGIVEVAKIIYSVHDEAKDKAFELEMSWVCDESNRLHQKVPEELLEQAITMAKAALEEMDAD, from the exons ATGAGTAGCATAGGAACTGGTTACGATCTATCAGTTACAACATTCTCTCCTGATGGTCGCGTTTTCCAGATCGAATACGCATCCAAAGCTGTTGATAACAGCGG TACTGTAATTGGAATTAAATGCAAAGATGGCATAGTTTTG GGTGTAGAGAAATTGGTAGCATCGAAGATGATGTTGCCTGGTTCAAATCGCAGAATACACGCTGTTCATCGTCATTCTGGCATG GCTGTGGCTGGATTAGCTGCTGATGGGAGGCAAATTGTTGCTAGGACAAAGGCTGAAGCAATCAACTATGAAAA GACGTACGGGGAAGCTATACCAGTGAAGGAACTTGCTGAGCGTGTTGCTAGTTACGTCCATCTTTGCACACTTTACTGGTGGATGAG ACCTTTTGGGTGTGGAGTTATCCTTGGAGGTTATGACAGAGACGGTCCACAGTTATACATGGTTGAACCGTCTGGCATTTCCCAC AGGTATTATGGAGCTGCAATCGGAAAGGGTAGGCAGGCTGCTAAGAC GGAGATTGAAAAGTTGAACCTTTCTGAAATGTCATGTAGGGAGGGGATTGTTGAAGTTGCTAAGAT TATCTACAGCGTGCATGATGAAGCAAAGGATAAGGCTTTTGAGTTGGAAATGAGCTGGGTATGTGATGAGTCGAACCGCCTACATCAGAAG GTTCCAGAGGAGCTTCTCGAACAAGCAATAACGATGGCAAAAGCAGCTTTGGAAGAAATGGATGCGGACTAA